A genomic stretch from Corynebacterium sp. 21KM1197 includes:
- the mshC gene encoding cysteine--1-D-myo-inosityl 2-amino-2-deoxy-alpha-D-glucopyranoside ligase has product MRSWPSPSVPSVPGSPVALRLYDTADRAVREVEIPEDGPVGIYVCGITPYDSTHLGHAATYLAFDLVNRVLLDNGHAVHYVQNITDVDDPLFERAARDGVDWRELGTSQIDKFRGDMEALSVIPPRDYVGAMESVDEVIAMVSALLDSGAAYTVDDAEYPDVYASVDATEQFGYESRYSWAQMEEFFAERGGDPERPGKAHSLDALVWRAQRPGEPAWDSPFGPGRPGWHIECSAIATNRLGAHFAVQGGGSDLIFPHHEFSAAHAESALGVERMAGHYVHAGMMALDGTKMSKSLGNLVFVSDLVRAGHDPSAIRLGVFSGHYRSDRDWSQEVLTAAERRLAYWREAARRGGSIDHAQAVVTEVRERLADDLDTPGALAALDEWARTCSDEGQGSAVVAAVDALLGVRL; this is encoded by the coding sequence ATGCGTTCTTGGCCCTCACCCTCCGTTCCCTCCGTCCCCGGCAGCCCCGTCGCGCTGCGCCTCTATGACACCGCCGATCGGGCCGTGCGCGAGGTGGAGATCCCGGAGGACGGCCCGGTGGGAATCTACGTCTGCGGGATTACTCCCTATGACTCCACACACCTCGGCCACGCCGCCACTTACTTGGCCTTTGACCTGGTAAACCGGGTGCTCCTGGATAATGGGCACGCGGTACATTACGTGCAAAACATCACGGACGTGGACGATCCGCTTTTTGAGCGCGCGGCGCGGGATGGGGTGGACTGGCGCGAACTGGGGACCTCGCAGATTGATAAGTTCCGCGGGGATATGGAGGCGCTGAGCGTGATTCCGCCGCGGGATTACGTGGGCGCGATGGAATCCGTGGACGAGGTCATCGCGATGGTTTCCGCGCTGCTGGACAGCGGAGCGGCCTATACCGTGGATGACGCGGAGTACCCGGACGTGTATGCCTCCGTGGATGCCACCGAGCAGTTTGGCTACGAATCCCGCTATTCCTGGGCGCAGATGGAGGAGTTCTTTGCCGAGCGCGGCGGCGATCCCGAGCGCCCGGGCAAGGCGCACAGCCTCGACGCCCTGGTGTGGCGCGCGCAGCGCCCCGGCGAGCCCGCCTGGGATTCCCCCTTTGGGCCCGGTCGCCCCGGCTGGCACATCGAGTGCTCCGCCATCGCCACCAATCGCCTGGGGGCGCACTTTGCGGTGCAGGGCGGGGGCAGCGACCTCATCTTCCCGCACCACGAGTTTTCCGCCGCGCACGCGGAGTCCGCGCTGGGGGTCGAGCGCATGGCGGGGCACTACGTCCACGCCGGCATGATGGCCCTGGACGGCACGAAGATGTCCAAGTCCCTGGGCAACCTGGTGTTCGTCTCCGACCTGGTGCGCGCGGGGCACGATCCCAGCGCCATTCGCCTGGGCGTGTTCTCCGGGCACTACCGCAGCGACCGCGATTGGTCGCAGGAGGTGCTCACCGCCGCCGAGCGGCGCCTGGCCTACTGGCGCGAGGCCGCCCGCCGGGGTGGTTCCATCGACCACGCGCAGGCGGTGGTCACCGAGGTGCGCGAGCGGCTAGCCGATGACCTCGATACCCCCGGTGCGCTGGCGGCCCTGGACGAGTGGGCGCGCACCTGCTCCGATGAGGGGCAGGGCAGTGCGGTGGTGGCAGCCGTGGACGCCCTGCTGGGCGTGCGTTTGTAG
- a CDS encoding undecaprenyl-diphosphate phosphatase produces the protein MRVTDMTVLASAAADTGQMSWIQVIVLSIVQGLTEFLPVSSSGHLRIVSELFWGADAGASFTAVVQLGTELAVVVYFARDIWKIVTAWFRGLFNKDLRGFDYRMGWMVIAGSVPIGVVGVLFQDAIRDTLRNLWITATVLILFSFVFILAEKIGRKDRSFEQLTMKDAVVMGLCQCLALIPGVSRSGGTISGGLFLGLEREVATRFSFLLAIPAVMASGLFSLKDVFDPAVGQAASGGQLLVGTAICFVLGYACIAWLLKFVANHSFVWFAAYRIPLGILVMILLAVGLL, from the coding sequence ATGCGGGTGACTGATATGACCGTGCTTGCTTCCGCTGCCGCCGATACCGGGCAGATGTCCTGGATCCAGGTGATCGTGCTCTCCATTGTCCAGGGCCTCACCGAGTTCCTGCCGGTGAGTTCCTCCGGGCACCTGCGTATCGTCTCCGAGCTGTTCTGGGGCGCCGACGCCGGTGCCTCCTTTACCGCCGTGGTGCAGTTGGGCACCGAACTCGCGGTGGTGGTGTACTTTGCCCGCGATATTTGGAAGATCGTCACCGCGTGGTTCCGGGGCCTGTTCAACAAGGACCTGCGGGGATTCGATTACCGCATGGGCTGGATGGTGATTGCCGGTTCCGTGCCCATCGGCGTGGTGGGCGTGCTGTTCCAGGACGCCATCCGCGATACCCTGCGCAACCTCTGGATCACGGCCACCGTGCTGATCCTGTTTTCCTTTGTGTTCATCCTCGCGGAAAAGATCGGCCGCAAGGATCGCTCCTTCGAGCAACTGACCATGAAGGACGCCGTGGTGATGGGCTTGTGCCAGTGCCTGGCGCTGATCCCCGGGGTCTCGCGCTCCGGCGGCACCATCTCCGGTGGCCTCTTCCTTGGGTTGGAGCGCGAGGTGGCCACGAGATTTTCCTTCCTGCTGGCCATTCCCGCCGTCATGGCCTCCGGTTTGTTCTCCCTCAAGGACGTCTTTGATCCCGCCGTGGGGCAGGCGGCCTCGGGCGGGCAACTGCTGGTGGGCACGGCGATCTGCTTCGTGCTGGGCTATGCCTGCATCGCCTGGCTGCTGAAGTTCGTGGCCAACCACTCCTTCGTGTGGTTCGCGGCCTACCGCATTCCGCTGGGCATCCTCGTGATGATCCTGCTGGCCGTGGGGCTACTCTAA
- a CDS encoding aldo/keto reductase codes for MDLRTLGQSGLRVSALGLGTAHWGQRVALDATPALLRAFLDAGGNLVDISSVAAMAGLGRDLRQPELVLSAASGVNPDSPAGRRVDCSRRSLLNDLDRILQGLGLEHLDLWSVAYWDPHTPVEEIAGAIEHAVDTGRVRYAGVRGYSGWQVAVTHARRGLVAAQVPYSLLMREAELEVMPAAEYLGVGIIAADPLAHGVLTGEIAPEDPHAPRLRGQRAGKIAEALRTAAEGLGISAGTAAVAWVRQREAVASTLVEAHVPEDIARCARATLPGPIHKALDDISR; via the coding sequence GTGGACTTAAGAACACTGGGGCAATCCGGGTTACGGGTATCCGCGCTGGGGCTGGGCACCGCGCACTGGGGGCAGCGCGTGGCTCTCGACGCCACCCCCGCCCTCCTGCGCGCCTTCCTCGACGCCGGGGGCAACCTGGTGGACATCTCCTCCGTGGCGGCGATGGCGGGCCTGGGGCGCGATCTGCGCCAGCCCGAACTGGTGCTTTCCGCGGCCTCCGGGGTCAATCCCGATTCCCCTGCGGGGCGCCGCGTGGATTGCTCCCGGCGCTCCCTGCTCAATGACCTGGATCGGATACTTCAAGGATTAGGCCTAGAGCACCTGGATTTGTGGAGCGTGGCCTACTGGGACCCGCACACCCCGGTGGAGGAAATAGCCGGGGCCATAGAGCACGCGGTGGACACCGGCAGGGTGCGCTACGCCGGGGTGCGCGGTTATTCGGGCTGGCAGGTGGCCGTGACCCACGCGCGCCGGGGCCTGGTGGCCGCGCAGGTGCCCTATTCCCTGCTCATGCGCGAGGCGGAACTGGAGGTCATGCCCGCAGCCGAGTACCTGGGGGTGGGGATCATCGCCGCCGATCCCCTCGCCCACGGGGTGCTCACGGGCGAGATTGCCCCCGAGGATCCCCACGCGCCCCGGTTGCGGGGGCAGCGCGCCGGAAAGATCGCGGAGGCCCTGCGCACCGCGGCGGAGGGGCTGGGCATTTCCGCCGGGACGGCGGCGGTGGCGTGGGTGCGCCAGCGCGAGGCCGTGGCTTCCACTCTGGTGGAGGCCCACGTCCCGGAGGATATTGCGCGGTGTGCCCGGGCTACCCTGCCGGGGCCGATTCACAAGGCGCTTGACGATATATCTCGGTGA